A single Trichocoleus sp. FACHB-46 DNA region contains:
- a CDS encoding nitrate ABC transporter ATP-binding protein (This model describes the ATP binding subunits of ATP-binding cassette (ABC) transporters for nitrate transport, or for bicarbonate transport, in bacteria and archaea.), with amino-acid sequence MQILDGQALDSSPAMNRDPFLVIDNVSKVYPTPNGPYTVLDGIDLTVYEGEFICVIGHSGCGKSTLLNMVAGFNKPTTGEVRLQTKRITQPGPDRMMVFQNYALLPWMSAFENVYLGVDEVYPDKPRAEKVKIVREHLAMVGLTEAADKKPGQLSGGMKQRVAIARALAIRPEVLILDEPFGALDAITKEELQEELLQIWRDHRCTVMMITHDIDEALFLADRLVMMTNGPSAQIGEVLEIPFPRPRDRAQLLESPEYYSLRNYALDFLYSRFALAH; translated from the coding sequence ATGCAAATTCTCGACGGTCAAGCCTTAGATTCATCTCCAGCCATGAACCGAGACCCCTTCTTGGTCATTGACAACGTTTCTAAGGTCTACCCCACACCCAACGGTCCCTACACAGTTTTAGATGGAATTGATCTCACAGTCTACGAAGGCGAGTTTATCTGCGTCATCGGGCACTCTGGCTGTGGTAAGTCAACCCTCCTAAACATGGTGGCAGGCTTTAACAAACCCACCACTGGAGAAGTGCGCCTGCAAACCAAACGCATTACTCAGCCTGGACCCGACCGGATGATGGTGTTCCAGAATTATGCTTTGCTGCCTTGGATGAGCGCTTTTGAAAACGTCTACCTCGGCGTGGATGAAGTCTATCCCGACAAGCCACGGGCCGAGAAGGTGAAGATTGTCCGGGAGCACCTGGCAATGGTGGGTCTAACAGAAGCCGCTGACAAAAAACCAGGGCAACTGTCGGGCGGGATGAAACAGCGGGTCGCGATCGCCCGTGCTCTGGCCATTCGTCCGGAAGTGTTGATCTTGGATGAACCCTTTGGAGCGCTAGACGCAATCACGAAGGAAGAACTGCAAGAGGAATTGCTGCAAATCTGGCGGGATCATCGTTGCACCGTGATGATGATTACCCACGACATTGATGAGGCACTATTCCTAGCCGATCGCCTGGTGATGATGACCAATGGCCCCTCGGCTCAGATTGGTGAGGTGCTAGAGATCCCCTTCCCTCGTCCCCGCGATCGCGCTCAGTTGCTAGAAAGCCCAGAATACTACAGCCTCCGCAACTATGCGCTTGA